The Sorex araneus isolate mSorAra2 chromosome 7, mSorAra2.pri, whole genome shotgun sequence nucleotide sequence TACCATGTCCACGGTTGTCAGTCTCTCTGTCCTCAGATTTAGGATTAGGCTCACTGGCTTTCCACTgcacttctttctcttcctgagaGCAGTGGAAGCAttgagtatttctgtttcttttggagaCCCTCCAATTCTCTCTGGGTTCTTTTTAACGGTGAGGTGCCCTCTTTTATTAGGAGCTGACAGATACGACTGTGTATGTACCACAGATTCACATTAACTTGGGCACTAGCCAGTGGTTGCCTCCTGAACATGACTTTTGTCACAGACACCCTTACAATGGCAACGAACATGGCTCATATTTTGGATGCAGTTAGCAAGCAAGAGTCACTGCCTCCCACTGGAACCCCACCTCTCATCCATGACTCCACAGCAGCTTCCCAGCAGGCGCCCTTGCAGGGCCATCTCTGTTGGCTCAGGGAGTCTCAGCCTCAGAAAAAGCTCCTGATCAAGCAAGATGCAGGGACGGAGGGTGTTTTAGGGCAGGAGAGGTTGGTGTCCCTGAAGGAGGGATGGCTGAGTCATATCCCAACAGGGGACAGCCAAACCTCTGCTCCCACCCTCTGAGTGGGCATCTGGAGACTCTTGCTCCTGTAGACCATCCAGGAAGGCAGCCCCCTAAGAAGTTCCCAGACACGGGAACTATGTGCATAGACACAAATTGGGCCAAGTTCCTCAAGCATTATGGCCTTATTTTGGGGGAAAGGCAGTCCCCGTGTGCTATGGAATTTGGGTGGAAACATCTAGAGTAGAATGAGGAGAGACGAGTAGGACACCAGGGTCCTGGACACTCTGACGCACAGTTGCCTCCACTGTAgctgaagagagggaggaagtcgTGAGCTGACAGGGGGCTGAGGTTTGGTGCTTAtgggggacaccagcagcccttgTCTCATACACAAGTCCTACCTCCCTGAGCCTGCAGGCTGTCCCAAACTTCAGtgacatttgcttctgcagaggggagggagccagagaggggagaggattccCAAGCCTGTGGGACACAACtctggagtccagggcccagAGGTCTGGACACGGGAGACATGAAAAATCCAGTTCCACTGAATCCTCAGAGTTAGGACCCACGTTCTATTTGCAGGTAGTTGGGGAAACCTCTCAACTCCCTGTTTCAGTCTGTGGTGCcatagcaggggagggcatttggtcagGTGGAAGGAATTCATCAGCTCATGGAACCCtggaaaatgacctcacttccctagtgaccatccccaactgccatagaaccctggttcccctgtgagctcattctcgagaaagtgaccgtctagttcacttgcactgagaagcaatagacatgttttcatgttgtatgcccaagatcagaggctctgggctgaggcgagcccagagtgaaggtgatcgctgtccctgcagactgtggaggagggctcGTCCCCACCCgcaacacctgtcccaggtgaggaggaactcaagggtaATCCGGGCCCACAGGGTCAATAGTTCACAGTTGTGATGCACCTCGGTAGATTCACATCCCTGttactgcgtgtgtctgtgtgtgtgaatgaaattTGATTGTGTGAGTTGTGGGTCATGGTCCAAAGGTGTCTGAGGGGAATGAGTCCTGTTCTTACGGGAAGGAGCAACTGCCTCatgagggaaggctggtgtgtgtcatgGACTCTTCTTGACAAAACAGAGTTTCTAAAAAACGGAACCTTCTcgagtgtatatttcccaccagcaacgttcgcagtttctctcccaccacgcTCACCCCACACCTAACTCTATGGCacgaaattctctctctctctctctttctctctttgtctctgattctctctgttttctctcctctctctctctctactttggaccaTTATAGactgcaatacaagtactgagaggttatcatgtttgttccgttACCTACTTTAAGCTCACAGTTCTTATTCATAGTTAActacctttgtcatagtggtccttctctaccctaactgccttccctgtctctcccaaaacttgtggaccagtcctcctggccctgtttccaatgTCCTTGGGAATGAGTGTCATCCTAAGTGAATATTATGACGTTTTTCCTGgtggctatgtagtattccatcgtgtagatgtaccataatctCCTTATTTACTCCTCTGTTCTcgacacttgggctgtttccagattcaggctactgtgaatagtgctgcggtgaacatagaagtgcagatgatgtttcagctctgtgcctatttagtctggggtatatccccagaagtggcattgctagaTCCTAtggaattcaatttctaattttggggaggggggaaatggccatattgttttccaaaaaggcttggcCAGTCGGCATtgtcaccaacaatgaatgagaccccctctctccctgcatctgtgccagcactggtcgtTCTTATTCCATTcgctgtgtgcagtctctgtggtgagagatgttATTTCACTGTTGGACCAAAAAGACTCTTCAAGGGGGCCCCCGTGTCAGGTCCCTCCCAGGGGTGACAGAGGCTGTGTTACAGAGTTCAGCTCGGGACATCCCGGTGGAGcccctggtgggaagcagctgttctaCCTGCCAGGACACGAGCCCGGGACCGCACAGATGCAGTGACACCCAGTGCCCggcacaggtgagcaggtgacactcagggtctgagatggggaggtgggtgcagagcccagtTCCCAGCCCAAGACACCTGAGACTCTTCCATGGTGACCCTTCGGGGTGTCCACGGCCCATCTCAGAGTGATCCAGTCCCCAATGCTCCTCTGACACAGGGTCAGCTGAAagtccatccccacccacttcagaACAAGGAGCTGACCCAGAGGGCCACGCCCACATTCCCCTCAGTCACACTGTGTGTCTGCACTGCTGTCTGACCTTGTCCTCAtggcccagggacacggggctcagacAGCTCCCTGTCTGGCTGACTTTCCAagcaggaagcagctcaggttgggggttagagagagaaggagcagagggctGCGGTGTCCGTTTCCCTGAAACTGCCATCCCTGGGATGCACCTCcagggaaggaggcccagagaaAGGAGCTGTGTTGGCTGGGTCCCTACAGTCTGTCAGGACACGTGGGGACAGGACTCAGCCCACAGAGCAGGTACAGCTCAGCTGGcatcagcccctgagcatctcagcagcagagcagggccCTCCTGTGGCTGCTTGTTGCAGTCTGGGTCTGAGGCTTCCCCAGCACAGGCCCAAGGCAGGAGAGGCCCCGCCTCCTAgtggccagggacagagtctgtgggctggcccagggactcctggaggggagattcggtggcacatgccagctctctccactaggggcagcactggagcacagtggccactgggCAAAGGGGGGCCTCAAAGGAGGGGCCCAGAGGGTAGggggagacctggggagggaTCTGCCACACCTCTGAAGCCCCTCAgcggggctccccagcccctcaccgggGGGCAGAACAAACTGAAGAGGAGGCAGgtcctgagagcagctgcaggagcttctctgctgatgaggagggacctgcccagctgccccctgctgTCCTCTGCAGGGGGTGGGTTCCTTGAGACCCTCGGGGCCATGCCTGTCCTCTGGCCTGTGAATGCTCCCAACTGACAACAGCAAACTTCACTGGTCAGAAGGGCAGTCCTCAGCCCGATTCCTCGCACATGTGGGCGCTCCTGTTTCTGCCCCAAGAGCTGGTTTTCCCCCAGTTCTGAGCTCCAGACCCTCGGCACCTGCACCCTGGGGAACCTACTGACCATcttgcaccccctgcccaccagcaggaggagcctgTGTGTCCGAGATCTCCGGATGAGGCCTGCACGATGCTGACCCTCGGcgaaagaactgtggagatgttGGTCTCCCTGATGCAAACCTCCCCTGGGCGGAAGTTCTCCTCTGTTACCACCATCCTTCCtaccggcctggccttccccattcccGCGCGGATCCTGCAGCAGATGCTGCGCTGGTGAGAGCCGCCCCGCCAGACGCTGGGCCTtgcctgcctccccgcctggggtgctcagaacgggccagggcctctctgggcttctgctggTTCTTCTGAACACAGTGTGGGGAGAGTCACGCAAGGTCCTGGAGGAGGACATGGGATGGGCCgtgacagtgctgggctgctgcctggtctcctggccatgagcttcctgttcattcttgttcctgCCCATGGAACAGCAGCCGCAACTctcagagcctgtggcttgggactccCAGAGTACATGCACAGGAAACCCACTCTGAACTCCAAAACATTTCTGTCCACCCATGCCCTGGTCTTCCTGTTGGTGTTGCTCTGGGCGATTAGACATCTCTGGGGCACACAGGTGTCCCAGCACCACGGGACAGGAGAAGGGTTTGGTAGTTTGGTCTTTCCATACGTCAAAGCAGCACCTGGTCATACAGCATTTCTCCACACATTGTCACGCAAAAACAGAGCTACTCCCTGGGACTGAGTCCTGGTCTGAGCCTCAGGATCCTGCCGTGTGTCCCGAACACTCCATGGACACTGTCCTGCTTCCCATAGGTCTGGATGCCTCCTCCCGTACTTGGAGCAGGTTCTCAACTGCGAAAAAACACTGAAGCAGTGAGTGGTCCAGGGTCCCCAGTATCCACAAGGGTCAGCCGGGTCTGTGTTGGTGCCGTGTGTGGGCAGAAGccagagctcaggcatcatttccccaacaGGGAACCTCCCTGACAGGGTCCCTGCATCACAGAGGGCTGAAGAGGGgtcccagggctcaggaaacagcagattgggctggggtctccctgagtggcccacacttcctgccccactgccctcgtctggcctcctctcaccccctcctgctcagcatccctgggcctcagcagcagacGGGCCCGGCAGGTGCTCTAGAATTCCCAGCAGCtcaggacaggcccaggtggggaaggtcatTCTCACGACATTGGAGTCGAGGGCAAGGGGACCCAGTCACAGGTTCTCTGTTAGATCTTCTCAGTGGCAtgatggctcagctgggctccaggtgaggggaccttctgtgggagcaggggaggcacgttccagggtcctgactctgctccctgcactccccccagcgccctgagtcccatgtcggggtcctggcctgagggctgtactgagtggctgtgctgtgtccccgtgcaatcgatgctgggctgcattctggtgcatttttctggctctggcctccaagtTCATCTGAGGAAGGAACTTCTCCTGACCGCACTGATCAGGGCTCAgggtaaaggccctgccctctggggtggccgggctcctgcacgccgtggtctggggacagggctctgctgtttctggttgtggcttgGCGGGACCCTGAGGCGGGGCCCTTCTCTTCAGaagttgctccagccccagcagttgtcccagaaccacctgaggagctgggcctgcctccgCGGGATGCCCCAGAGCCGGAGCCTCTCGAAGCCTCAGCTGCGGCCGCAGCACAATGGGCAGAGCTGGAGGACGCCGGGCCTGGAGACACGCATGATGCCAGCTCGTGGGCAGCTGCCAGCCAGGCCAGCGAGGCAGCTGACGGCCCTGAGCCTTCCTGCCCCGGCAGCAGGCCCTTGGAGGAGCCGGGAAACGAGCAGGTCTCCGTCAGCACGTTCCCTGCCCGGCTGATGGCCGAGCAGCTGACACTCATGGACAAGGTGAGAGGCAGCGTCGCTcacacctgcctccccgggcacctctgcAGGCATCGGGCCTGCTGGCCCACACTCGCCCTCTTTACCAgctccctgagcctgccctgTCCCGGGATGGCCAAGATGGCCCGTGGCaggggaggcatggggaggggttcATGTCCGTGAGCTTAACAGAGagcagtgtctgagtgtgtgtgtgtgcgggtggggtgggggctggggtgcctGTGGCACAGAGACTAGTGTCTCGGGTTTGTGTGTCTGCTATGGTCTGAGCATCCTGGACTCCATGAGGCCCCTGAGGGCGGTCCCCTCAAGGGGGACGCAGGAACCAGCCCCCAGTGCAGCTGTCACAGAGGAATGTGCCtctgaggggtgcagagagggagcCGGGGAGAACCCCGAGTCTGGTAGGgcccaggagcaggcagaggggtCCTGTTCCTGCACCCCGCATCAGTCTGGGTTCCGGGGTCCTGAGcccctcagtgcccagcacagcccaaGGGCCGAGTGGGACTGGCCCTGTCCTCTGTTCTGTCTCCTGGGGTGTCTGTGGCTGAACCTGTCCCTCTCCCTAGGAGCTGTTCCTGGAGCTGGTGCCAAACCACTGTCGGGGGGACCTCTCATCTATCAGGAACAAGCCGGGCTACGAGCATGTGTGCCCCACTGTGCGGGCCATCGAGAGCCAGTACTACACTGTGGCCGCCTGTGTCCTTACCACCTGCCTCTCGGAACTGAGCCCGCCCGCGCGGGCACGGATGCTGGAGtactggatcctggtggcccAGGTATATTGGGGGGCTCCCTGTGGAATTGGGGTCCCTGGATCTTGGGGGTCCAGGTATGTGGTGGCTGGGTCCTTGTGGAGTTGGGGGCACTGGGTCCTGGTGGCCCGGTATGTTTGGGACAGGGATCCCTGTGGAGTTGTGGGCACTGGGCCCTAGAGGCCTGGGTATGCAgtgggtgggggtccctgtgcaGCTGCCTGTACTCCTGTGAAGTTTGGGAGAGAAGATGGTCTCCTGCTCCAAGGACCGCGGGCGTTTCCTGCAGGGACTGTGTCCTGGGGCCGTCCCAGTGGGGCCCATCGTCCTGCCTGCTCCTTTCTCGAGTCATGCACACATTTTCCCAAGGTTCCTTGGGGATCTCTGTGTCCCCCATTGACCCCAGATTCTCAGTGTCCCCCATATGGGGATTTGCACCGaggcctgcagggagctcagactccagctgccctgtcccctgctcttgtctcccaggagtgccagcgcctccgcaactgggcgtccacctatgccatcatctgtgccctgcagagccccgccATCCGCCGACTCTGCCAGACCTGGGGCCACGTGTCCTGGTGGGTGCCCCCAGCTTTGCGGCCTCAGGGCTCTGTCTGCAGAgcccctcagtgagctgagacccctggggacagcagcctgGGGCCAGGTGCTGGGCAGGGAGTGGGACCCTGGCTTCCCGCAGCTGAGTGGGGCcccagggatgcagggacagCTCCCTCAGGACAAATGCGCTCCCTCCCTAGGTGGAGCCGGAGGAAGCTGAAGGCCCTGTGCAGACAGGCCCGGAAACATAGACGCTGCAAGCCCCTGCAGGTAGTCTGCGGGTTGGAGGCCTgcatggaggaggcagggagggaggggcaggttcTCTTCAGGTTTCTGTGacattcctgtcttctctgtatgggcacagcaggtgtgtgggttgGGTGGAGGCCTGTTGGGGGTTGCGAGGGCAGGCAGCCCTGGGGGCATTgcatggggctgctgctctgggtgggggctgcaggctcagTGCTGTCGCTGTTCTCTTCAgtctgggcctgagggaggagagtgggggctgggcGTGCGGGTAACAGAGGCTCAGGGTCGGGTGCTCATCCCCAGGTGGAACAGCGCTGCAGCTTTGTGTCCTGCTTGAGGAACCTCGGGAGACGCCAGGTGAGGGgcatgtgcaggacccagggacagaggggtggcccccacaggggtcttccctcagaaaggaggcccggcccagccctgcttCCGGCTGACCCCGTCCCGAGCCAGGGTGGAGTGGGTGGCTGCAGAGCTggtgtgtggagggtgggtgggggagccagggagagggctgggaccctgggacccatGGGAGGGCTCTCAGCTTTGCAAGGAGGAGGACATTAGAAggtcctggaggggctcctgctcacctggagcctcgtggtgggaggctgaggcttgggggtgtcctggggacccctgagcagggcccctttctaacggccccttcggcacagggtgtggtccccttcctggggcccttcctccaggagctggagagtctggacagagaaatggaggattttggggtgagtgagctgggggctgggcgggctggagcTGACACtcccctgcacctcagccctgggcagagccctgagggaaactcccctGGCGCTGGGCTGATACCCGAGGCAGGAGCTGCACGGGGCACTCAGGCCTCGTCACCCAGTTCCCAGggatcagcagagcccctggtgcagaaccacctgaggtcaagggcatccccaacctctccctcagcaagaggcgtggggcagagggacctcagCATCCACCTCAGGGACAAGGTCTTTGTCCTCGCTGGACACCCCAGTGTGTCACAGGGCGGGAGGGTCGGCATACCTGACACCAGCCGtgtcctttgagctcagagcctgtcacagggtcccccagaggcccTTTCTCATGCACTTGGCTGTTTGCTTCCAGGGGGAGGTGATCAACAAGGAGAAATTAACAAAGGTGAGCAGTGGGACTCTGTaggggaacagaggaggggaCCCGACTTCCCTGTACCCTGGCCCCCTCTCAgatcctccttgtctctgtccctctggcctgacactcacagtaggagaatgaaacaatggaaacttATATATGCGTGTGGGAGGGCAGAGATCCATCAAGGGGAACTTCCTGGTGGAgggtgttttctgatctcagacaagTGGAGATGCTGACGGGCAGAGTGAAGGGGGGATTCCTGTGGAAATTCTCCTTCTAGCCTGCCTTTGGGCAGCCCTGGCTGGACGGCGCCACAGCCCACCcaggccttttccttccttccttcacaatGTCCCAGGAAACTAAAATCCTCCAGGAGATTGTTCTGCTCCAGGAGGCCGCAGAGAACTACCGCCTGCAGCCCCACGACCAGTTTCTCACCTGGTTCCAGGACCTGGAGCTGATCTCCatggaggaaaggtgggagggacaggCCTGGATCGGGGAGGGCCCGGGTTCCGGTCCCTGGGACATCTGTGTCGTGTCCCTGCACCACAGTCCAGATTGATTTGCAGCCTGGGCCCTTCTGATCCCCTGATCCTGGGAGGGACCATGCTACTGTGGCTTCTGTCGCCAAGcgctgcctctctgtccccagcttcgTCCTGTCCTTCCAGCGGGAGCCCCCGTTTGAGGCATTCTTCTACCACCTCCGCCAGGAAGGAGCTTCACTGGAAGCCACTGTCCACCCTTACTTTAACATATCCTTCAGTTGTGCTTGTGTTTAAACAATCTCAACTATATTGTATTTGTTAATAACATTGAGTTAGTTTAGTATTAAAACAATTGACCGAAAGAATGTGTCATAGTGCAATTTCCTAGTGATACAATGTCCCTCCCTGGCCGTCCCCACACACTCCgcacccacaccagcagcagccaTGTCATTatcacaggggtgggggatgtgcagaTACTTATGCAGAAACTTCcttcatctccttggtttctgtaaCTTCCTTTCTGCACAGGAAGCTTAGGTGGACACCAGtgtcaggaaggctctgcttcttcctgtgtgCATTCCCCTGCAACCGGGGCTGTTCTCATTGCTGGGGAATCTCTTGCACTCGTTCGGGGTATCTGCGGGATATCTTCTGGTATGTCCTCAAGTGGGGCAGATGCAGTCTCTGCAGCATCGTCCTCTGGTGAAGGTTTTAAGCAGGAAAGAACTGGcttccctggctcccagccccttcgggtgaagctgagctgctcctccctgtttctgtcctcctGCTAGGCACTAAGTGAAGAGGGTACTGTTGTTGCAGACAAGGCGCTTAGTCGTGttcagtcccccaccccaaccagctCACTGCTACCCTTCCTGGGTGATCCAGAATCTAGTGTCAGATATGAGGACCCACAGATGGCTCATGACCCCCcatacttcccttccttccatggCCAAGGTCAAAGCAGGGGTTGTGAGGTTTGGGTGGGGATGTTcgggtgggcagcagggcagaagAGAGCCCAGGAGATCAGGAAAACAAGAGTAACCTCAGGCCCTCAAGGTCAGAAGGAGgaaccagactgatagtacagaaggcagggtgcttgccttgcatgtggccgaacagtgtcaatccccggcatcttctatggtccttcaagtcctgccaggagcaatccccgagtacaaagccagaagtaactcctgagcactgcagggtgtgacccaataagcaaagaaacaaacaaaccagtccTGGTCAGCAGAATAAAGGGCTCAAGAGCAAAGGCACCCAGGAGAGCTGAGGCTCCCTCATGGCTGGGGGGTGCTTCTTCCTCAGCACAGGGGGCCTTACCTCCAGGGCACAGAGGTCACTAGAAATGTGGGATTCAGTCTTGCCTGCAAAGAGAATGGTCTAGTTGAGAGAGGAACCTTCCCCAAGTTTCCCCTGTCCCAGAAATCGGGAGAGGGGCTGCATTTCCTTTTGACACAGGGACCCTGAAGGAGAAGAGAGCAGGGCTGGTTGGGAAgcaccttcctgccccctcccaaggGAGCATCCGGCAGCCAGAATGTCTAGGGAGCGAACGTAGGGTAAAGAGGCCATCCAACAGCTGGCATGTAGCACATTGACATCAcaaccataaaaacaaaattcaggttgCTGACAATTCCGTTCCATATTCCAATGTGTCACATCTGCCTGATGAGACAATTTGGAAGGacacaatgagaaatcattttatacCCACATATATACACCATGTACAtagtcacatacatatacacatgctccAAATAACGataataagaaagaatatttataataattattatattaataagataaataatactTATCCTTACAGTGCATAAAGTGTATGGATAGGTTGTTTTTCTGGCATTCCAAGAAAGTCAACTgtgaaataagacaaatatttcacttcactTGGAAAGCAAAGTGTGTATAAATTGTGGgggggtgtgtttgtgtttagaaGTGA carries:
- the LOC129406589 gene encoding ral guanine nucleotide dissociation stimulator-like gives rise to the protein MDKELFLELVPNHCRGDLSSIRNKPGYEHVCPTVRAIESQYYTVAACVLTTCLSELSPPARARMLEYWILVAQECQRLRNWASTYAIICALQSPAIRRLCQTWGHVSWWSRRKLKALCRQARKHRRCKPLQVEQRCSFVSCLRNLGRRQGVVPFLGPFLQELESLDREMEDFGGEVINKEKLTKETKILQEIVLLQEAAENYRLQPHDQFLTWFQDLELISMEESFVLSFQREPPFEAFFYHLRQEGASLEATVHPYFNISFSCACV